From Candidatus Hydrogenedentota bacterium, the proteins below share one genomic window:
- a CDS encoding sugar phosphate isomerase/epimerase, with product MVGVKSVSLCVTGLALAALIFCGCSSPVNQSEPAEEAAAAAPAPTPWRLACRVANYGAFQEDAFKYIQELGLHYVFMSIPKAEEVEAVKEQLAAFGLEVLVVRGDTNLSQESAVAELGAQFEICKQLGVKYMFLSPKRHDAPFEVVYERLREAGDLAEENDVILVLETHPDLGTNGAVHVETMNAIDHSHVRVNFDTGNISYYNENTDAPSELEKCVDYVATFEVKDHNGALETWNFPALGEGIVDFPAIFKILRSHAYTGPITIEVEGVEGVEWTLDDIQEALKKSVAYLRTLESFQ from the coding sequence ATGGTAGGTGTGAAGAGTGTTTCTTTGTGTGTGACGGGGTTGGCGTTGGCTGCTCTTATTTTTTGTGGCTGCAGCAGTCCCGTCAATCAAAGCGAGCCTGCAGAAGAGGCGGCGGCAGCAGCGCCTGCGCCGACACCGTGGCGGCTTGCTTGTCGTGTCGCCAACTATGGTGCTTTTCAAGAGGACGCGTTCAAATACATCCAAGAACTGGGACTGCACTATGTCTTTATGAGCATTCCCAAAGCGGAAGAAGTGGAAGCGGTGAAAGAGCAATTGGCTGCCTTCGGGCTGGAGGTGCTCGTGGTTCGCGGCGATACGAATCTGTCTCAAGAAAGTGCTGTTGCGGAGCTTGGCGCACAGTTCGAGATCTGCAAGCAATTGGGCGTGAAGTACATGTTCCTGTCGCCGAAACGCCATGATGCGCCTTTTGAAGTGGTCTATGAACGGCTCCGCGAGGCAGGCGATTTGGCCGAGGAAAACGACGTTATTCTCGTGCTGGAAACCCATCCCGATTTGGGTACCAACGGCGCTGTCCATGTGGAAACGATGAACGCCATAGACCATTCCCATGTTCGTGTGAATTTTGATACGGGCAACATCAGCTATTACAACGAAAATACCGATGCCCCTTCTGAATTGGAAAAATGCGTGGACTATGTAGCGACCTTCGAAGTGAAAGATCATAATGGCGCTTTGGAGACCTGGAATTTCCCCGCTCTTGGAGAAGGGATCGTCGATTTCCCCGCCATTTTTAAAATTCTGCGCAGCCATGCCTATACAGGCCCCATCACGATTGAGGTGGAAGGGGTGGAAGGGGTCGAATGGACTTTGGATGATATCCAAGAGGCATTGAAAAAGTCCGTTGCCTATCTGCGTACTTTGGAGTCCTTTCAGTAG